Sequence from the Camelus bactrianus isolate YW-2024 breed Bactrian camel chromosome 21, ASM4877302v1, whole genome shotgun sequence genome:
AGTTTTCTCCTGATGAAGAGGCAAGTTGGCCAGGTGGGCGCCTGTAGGGTGGGAAGTGTGCTAGGTCTGGAGCTAGGAGACGGTGCCGTGTGGTCCGTTTGGAGAGGGCAAGTAAACTCATGAGGGGCTTGCGGCGGGACTGTGTGTTCTCTGGCCGGGGAGTTGGGGAGGCAGGGACGCAGCCGAGTGGCAGATCCATGGGTGTCACCAGGGCCGGGGGCTTTGCAGGTGGTAACAGTGGAGAGAGGGACTCCAGCatgggctgggggctgcagggtTGCAGTCTCTGTCTCCATCCAGCCCTGCTGCCAGGGTGACCATTCCCACCTCTTCCTCCGCccaccgcccaccccacccccagcagaccCGGGGGCTTCTGTGACCGTCAGGCCTGATGAGCACCCCTGGCAGCACCCCCCGCTTCCTGTTTCTGAATGTCTTGTCTTTGGTTGATTCAGGATCCCAGCGAGAAAGGAGACAGTGGCAGGGAGTCTCGAAGTCAGCTGAAGCCCATGTCAGCGCAGGGGCTGTTGATGCTGTGTCTCCAGATCTGCTGGAGAGATTCAGCATACAAACCAATGAAGTGAACGCTGCCGCGCCTGAGTgataccttttcttttcctccctagGTTTTGGAGAAGTCCTCTGGTCAAGGACTTGCCAGAGCCCCTGGTGAGATCCTGAGCTGCCGTCTCTTCCTGGGACGTGTCTTTGCAGCTCCTGACTtgctcctcccagcctcccttccgGCTTTGTCCCACGTTGACCCTTCCATGTGGGAAATACCCCTTTTTATCCCTCTCGGATGCTTTGTTGATTAAACAATATCACCCAGCaaaccctccccacccagctgAGGATCTAGAGGCTGAGACCTTGAAGGATGTAGCTTCActgcccatctctgcctctgaggtggggggctggggcatttggggggcaggaggtgggtccTCGGAAGACAAGCCTGGTGCCTCCAGGACTCTTCTGCTTTCCAGCTTGTACGCAGCTCACTCCTAAAGCTTCTGGTGACCCCCGGGAGACAGAGAAACCGAGGATGAGCTTCTTTGCAGTTCCCATGGAAATGAGGTGAGCGGAGGTGTGGAGAGACTGCAACATCACTCAGTCCCGACAGGGCAGGGACAGGGATGGTgctggggcaggggacagagcTTTCAGGAACTCCTGCATCAGAACCAGGCTCTGAAGCTGTGACCCACAGTGAGTTAAGAAaatccatttccatttctttacagtgAAGGCCTGTGACTCCCCCACCCTGGATGCCGTGAGATTGGCGTGTCCACCACACCTTCTGCTTTAACAGCGGACACCATTCTTAATGTCAGGGGTGCCAGATCAGGGCTTTTGCCTGTCTCTCTGCAGTTTCCTGGTGTGTTTTTGTTTCCCTCCGCTGCTCCTCCTTCTCAGACTTTCCATAACACGGCGCTTCCTTTGCTCCGCGTTATGATTACTCGGGCACTTGTCCCCACCCCGGGCGGGGTCACAGCCCTCCTGTCAGGGTGCCTCTCCTGCCCGTGGCCTGCCCAGTGTCCTCCAGGACAGGGGTGGGTCGAATCGCTCCTGCACTCACTCCTCTCCTTTGTGCCCTGCTCTTCCCACAGAGGGTCCTTCTTGGTGCTGCTCCTGAGGGAATGCTTCCGAGACCTGGGCTGGCTAGCCACCGTCCACAACATCAGCGGGGAGGTGGGGCTGCTGGTGACCAGTATTGTCCCTCAGACCCCCTTCTTCTGGGCCATGGTCGTCACTGAGGTACGGGCTTGTTGGGGGCCCTCCTGAGCTCCGGGGCCTTCTCAAAGAGCCCTCCTGGGGCGAGCCTGGTGCCGGGGGACCATCCCATCAGCCGCGGACATCCAGAGTGGCCCAAATCCGATCCCTGGTTTCAGTCTTGTTCTCTCTCCCACCTCATACCGTCGGCTCACCTGGGGCCGATCGGTGGTGCGGAGGTAACAGGTGACGTCTGCAGAGACAGATGTGTGATGCGAGGCCCGCGGTGAGGCCTGTTGCGTCTGTACCGTCTGCAGACCCTGCACCAGAACATGCAGGCGCTGTTCAGCGCCCTGGCCGAGGCTGAGGAGCAGCAGCCCTACCTGCACGATTCagccgtgcggcgcgggacccgCTGCCTGGCCGAGTACCACCTGGGCGATTACGGCCGGGCCTGGAACAGGTGTGTGTCCGGGCGGAGCTGGAGGGTATAGGAGAGGCCCGGGCTCTCCTACCTCAAGGTGGGGAAGCAAAGGAAACTCCTGCTCCTCCTGGCCCAGACCTTCAAGCCCTGTCTGTGAGGCCTGCTGTGTGTGGCAGCAGCCGGAACAACCCCCATCTTCTTCCCTCTGGCCAGGTGCTGGGTGCTGGACCGAGTGGACTCCTGGGCTGTGGTCATGTTCATCGACTTTGGCCGTTCCACCACCGTCCCGGTACAGTCCCTGCGCAGCCTGGATAGTGACAGCTTCTGGACCATTCCCCCTCTGACTCAGCCATTCATGCTGGAGAAAAGTAAgacaccctccaccctccaccctcctcttgAGGACCTGGGGCTGGGAAACGCGAGGCCGCCTCCAAAACTTCAGCGAGAATGGCTTGGGGGAGGGCAGCGGAGGCCCTCAGGATGCCTGCCCTTCATCCAGCCTCTGTTCTTTTGATTTTGCCCAGTTTTCAGCATCTGCCCCTTGCAAAGCTGCTCCTTAAGTATTGGTTTTCACACCTGGTCTCTGTGAGCCCCAAGATCCTAAAAGAGACCTCAGGTGCTGCCCGTGCTGCCCAAAGGCTGAGTTCTCTTGCCGGGGTGAGAGGAGGGCAGGCCTCCCACCCTTGCTCCTGCCGGAGCCGCTCAGCTTCCATCTGTTTCCCGTACACTGAGTTTTGCTTAAGATGTCTTTGGAGAAAGAGTCTGTTGTAGAAGAAATCTGAAATTTGAAGACCAGTGATAGAGGTTAGAGCACTGGACTCGGGGTCTTCTCCTGATACGCTgtctgttactttatttttttctgtatttttaattgaagtatagttgaattacagtgttgtgttagttttaggtgtacagcaaagtgatgcagttatacatatatatagtttttcaggttcttttccattatatgttgttAACAAGGTATTGACTGTAGTTCCCCGTATTAtccagtaggtccttattgtttattttatatatagtatctgtatctgttaatcccatagtcctaatttatccctctctccctcctttaccttttggtaaccatactttgttttatgtgtgtgagtctgtttctgttttgtaaatttcatttgtactattttttagattccacatataagtgatatttgtcGTCTTCTGTCTGAcaactcagtatgataatctctaggtccatccatattgctgcaaatggcaatattccattctttttatagctaatatttcattgtgtatatataccaaatcttctttatccattcatctgtcagttgacccttaggttgcttccctgccttggctattgtaaatagtgctgctgtgaacattagggtgcgtgtatcttttcaagttaggagtttttgtcttttctagatatatgcccaggaatgggattgctggatcatatggtaactctatatttagttttttaaggaacctccacacttaagtgtggctgcaccagtttacattcccaccagcagggtaggagggttccctttcctccacatcctctccagcatttgttatttgtagactttctgatggtggccattctgacctatgtaaggtaatacctcattgcagttttgatttgcatttttgtaataattagcaatgttgagcatctttttatgtgcctgttggccatctggatatcttctttggagaaatgtctatttagatcttctgccctttttttgattgggttgtttgtttttttgatactgagctatatgagctgtttgcatattttgaaaattaacccctgtcagttgcattgtttgcaaattttctcccagtctgtaggttgtctttcatTTGGTgtatggttttctttgttgtgcaaaagcttttaagtttaattaagtctcatttgtttatatttgcttttatttcttttgccttggagGACTGACCTAAGAactattgctgtgatttatgtcagagaatgttttacctgtgtgctcttctaggagctttatggtATCATCTATGtgtaagtctttaaaccattttgagctTATAGTGGTGTGAGGTGTCCATTACTTAGATCCAGACACTTTcggggcctcagtttctgcaACCTTGAAATGGCAAGGCCTCTTCTTTGCTGTGTCCCTTCTCAAGACTAGGGTTAGATGAAATGTGAAAAGAGGAAAGAGTgctttggtggggggtgggggtcaggaggAAAAGTGGAGGTGAAAACACATGCAGAGTAAGATGGAAAAGCACCTCCCCAAAGTGCAGGGCCAAGCCTCCCTGTTAGGCTGATGGGCTTGTGCCCAGTGATCAGGGGGCACCACCCAGAGGTCGTCTTGGGTCATTGCATGAAGAGGGCCCCTGCCACCCAGCCTGGGGAGTAACAGGCCAGCGGACAGGGCTTGGGAGCTTCCTGTAGGCTGAACCTGACTGCTTGGCTGTTGGAGCCTGGCCTAGAGTAAGAGCCCCCTGCCCCAAAGAGCAGCCCCACCCAGCCTGTCACAGTGTGCAGCCCAGATACGGGGGTGCTCAGCTCTTGTGTGGCTTTGAGCCAGCCCTGAGGCCAGGCAGATAGGTGTACAGTTTTCCTgcctttatagatgaggacagtAAGGCTCAGCAAAGTGAAAGGGACTTCCTCACATTTCATAGCAAGATAATGGCATAGCTGGGATGGAACTGAGGTCTGACCCTTGATGTGAGCCAGTTTCAGACATCCAAGCAGTCTTAGAGTTTGTGAGGATGGTGGGAGCTGAGTAAAGGCAGATGTCCTTATAGAAAAGTGAGTGTCTGGCCagtgccctgcccctgccctgtcccAGCAGGTAGGAATGCTCACAGGTCATGGTAAAAGGCTCTGCTTTTTAACCTCCATGTCTCCAGCCAAAACTCTCAGAGCAGAGTTGAGTGAACAGGGTTTTCTGTCCCCAGCATTTTCTATTAGGGAACATAAAATCCCAGACCCCCATAATTATTTAAACAACAATAATGCCTCCGTTTACACACCCTTACTttgccctccccctctcctccctgtcAGCATTTGTTATCTCGTTATCCGGCACTGGAGAGCGAGCACTAACGAGCAGAGACCTGTCCGCAGGAGCTGGTCTGTAGCCAGAGCACCTTCCCACAGCCCTGGCCTCTCACCTCCCTCCCTTGCTCCTGCTGCCTGACCCAGGGCCACCAaggttctctttttctgttttgttttgcagatGTTTTGAGTTCATACAAGGTTATCCATCGCATCCTCAAAGGGAAAATCACTGGTGCTTTGAATTTGGAGGTAACTGCCCTGTTATCTCCTGTATCTTCTgttttccctcccaccccctgaggGTCTCAGCCACCAGCCCGGGTCTCGGCCTGGATATCACGTGCTCACCTGTCAGTCCCttcaaggaaacaaactgaagtTGCCCAAGGGGTTGGGTGGACTGGCTGGGGGCGGGCCTTCCTTCCCActcagattttctttctcttccagtcACACATCCTGAAGTTTGAAGAGTTTAAATAACAAGGCTGCAGTCAGCATGTTCCATTGTCCTGTCTGGCTTCTGCCTGCCTTTTCACTCTTGAGGCCTTGGGGGTGAAAAAAGACCACACTTGGAGCCAGGATTGACTGGATTCCCATTTACCTTTACCCCCAGCTCACCTCTCAATTTGTCCCATGTCTTCAGTCCCCCAGCTAGCTCATCGTGAACATTTGAACCAAACGTGGGAAGCCTGGAGGTCTGAGGTAGCCATTGTGttctttcctgtctcttcttGGTACCCACAGAGCATAATATAAGTTGTCCTAACAGGTTCTGGAGAATGGAGGGCCCACTGCTTAATTTTCCCGGTGTTGCGTTGTAGAATCAGGTAGGGAACATTTAAATGTTGAGCTGTCACCTTGGTGAATAAATGTTGGCATGCTTCATGAGTGTGGGGCGATTGATTCCTCTAGGGTccagccgcccctccccagctctgccctctgaaCCTGATGCAGTGAGACTGGGAAGCTGCTGGGTGCCCTGCGCCGTGCTCAGCACCGACTGTGCGCTGTGCGAACCCCGCCTGGGATGTAGATGGGCACGCGTGCAAAGGGTAaaagtttttgtttcatttctcctCGCTTTCTTGGTGGCGAGAACATTGATTCAGGATGATGtctcttgattctttttttaaagctgtgtaACGTCATTAGAAGCCTAACCTGAGGTCATAAAAGGGAGTGAGGTGTGGCCAGAAGAGTGGATTCTCAAGAGTTGGTGGCACACAGCCCACTGGAGCCGGTGCTTCCCTTACATCAGGTGGACAGTTCTTTACATAATTTGATTAGATCaaactgtttaattttatttgtttcatccTTTGGTAGATGAGAAAAATACATCACAAAATACGTTATACAGAGGACGGCTCACAGTACACATTACTAAAAACAATCTGTGTTCCAGCCAGGGCTGGTGGTAAGTTCAGAAGCCACAGAGGCCTTGAAAACCAGATTTCAGCTCTGTGACCTGAGTTTTCCTCTGGGGGCCCCTCTTTACTTCAGCCTCAGTATAAATCAACGCCCTGTATGGGGCGGGTGCAGAGTCAGAGCAGCGTTGAGGGGAACTGGTGAACTCTGCATCCACCTGAAGCAGCAAGACACTAAGCTCTCTtgaaagaaaagaggggaaatggCCAGTGTTAAAACTGCTGTGTCAAAGCATTACACAACTCCGGCATTCTCCAGGTTCCCAGACGGCTGTCGTAAATCTGGGCTAAGACAGTGTCTTCACTTCACCATCCCTGGCATTTGTCACCATCCAGCCTGTAGGCAGAGTTGGTCCTCAGAAGCTGTCTCAGCCCCAAAGCAAGCTGATCTGTGACCAGGAGAGGTAGGCACCATGTGCCACGTGTCACACCTGCACTTCCATTAAACAGGTGGACGGGGCACCAACAGCTCCACGCTCAGCAGACCCCCACCCTGCTCTCCCTGCAGCCGTTCCCAGAGTCGGGTGAGGATGCAGGTGTGTGGAACAGCCACTTTGAAGCTATCCGTGTCCAGTAGGACCCACCTTAAGGGAGTGACTTGAAAGAATCCTCAGTCCCCAAGCCGAATAGCTCACCTCAGAGCTCTGCCTGGCTTCTCTGACAAGATGAAGTGCAGGAAGAGACAGGAGCTGGAGCTAGCAGCCGTCACCCTTCAGTACTCGCTGGAAGCTGCTTCCCAGCAGGGAGGGGAGCCGTGAACTCGGCAGGGGCAGCTACTCAGCATGTTGCCAAGACCAGAAAGACCACGCACACGCCCCAGTCCCTGCTCAGTTCATTTCAAAGCAATTCTGTGAAGCAGCTGCTTAAGCCTCCttcatttttcttagaaatttgAAAACATCTGTGACTAGAAAAGTAGTCCTAAGAATTAAGGTCATCATTTCAGCCTGCCACACTGTGGTGCAGCAGGCCAGGCTCTGCATTCCAAGGGGTGCGAGCGCTCGTCACTCCAGAGGCCTTCGAGAGAAAGCTGGGGGTGAGCCAGGCGTGGGCTCCAGCCCCACCTTCCTCTGGCTTTAGCAGTGAGCGGCAGCCTCTCTTCTCTACCAAAGCCACGGTGGTCTTGGCACTCCTCCCCCACCGCTCAAACAGttcagggatggggaggggtgggatatgggaataaaaataaagatgagtcAAGACCAGCATCTTCAAATTAACAAACTGTAATTGTTTTcccaaagatacatttttttttcatacacaTCCATCATACACTGTAACCAAAAAAAGCAGTgtacatgaaataagagaaaataaattaaaaatccatAGCATAGGTAAGGAGGCTCTAGTCTGGAGCACAGCTGAATTTCCAGCAATATAAGGAGGCTTGAAAGTTTCTTTTATAAGAATGCCTGCTAGCAAGGGTTCCAGCCAGGTGGTTGGTTGGTCTGTAAGTCAGTCTTGAGTACTTGAAAcagttctgtgtttttttttgttggtttttttttccttagcgtTTAGAATAGCCATCATTGT
This genomic interval carries:
- the TDRD10 gene encoding tudor domain-containing protein 10 → MSLLIYGRPEHRRCRAVSTQLFPPGPGRSRPGIGCGGAAPPRAPRISEEAGHVGRRREGSASDCRRSCWKETAACPGAAVTADPQLFGKNGALAEQKSPGLKKRETEVYVGNLPLDVSEGEIRCLLKDFSPLHVHKIQNGCKCFAFVDLGSVQKVALAIQELNGKLFHKRKLYVNSNKRSPRRTPDVAKWPQELPVLEKSSGQGLARAPACTQLTPKASGDPRETEKPRMSFFAVPMEMRGSFLVLLLRECFRDLGWLATVHNISGEVGLLVTSIVPQTPFFWAMVVTETLHQNMQALFSALAEAEEQQPYLHDSAVRRGTRCLAEYHLGDYGRAWNRCWVLDRVDSWAVVMFIDFGRSTTVPVQSLRSLDSDSFWTIPPLTQPFMLEKNVLSSYKVIHRILKGKITGALNLESHILKFEEFK